A section of the Archocentrus centrarchus isolate MPI-CPG fArcCen1 chromosome 20, fArcCen1, whole genome shotgun sequence genome encodes:
- the LOC115799906 gene encoding uncharacterized protein LOC115799906, with amino-acid sequence MGNFRAKLSRAGFQEIAVNSGKRSRNDPDKQSPHTNIKRPKRAEVNFLPNFPRGEDAVSLDQLRLQMVDEVKKSEKNHSLLTKLMHTTFALRRKEIISDEIPVAEILICAEFHRITNLNLKNHFYAVLDQHIPRLQSLFRKKAARTGKVSDVLSQLFRTYDLQMTHSDEADIREVPLGLLLIRANSIDATFFSPEKIAVLIEGNIIIDFPTLADAFVVLFALTYALHLNYPKCLANTFDFIQKVLMGLEDGKLKPKVLSLKNDLLAAE; translated from the exons ATGGGTAACTTTCGTGCTAAGTTGAGTCGGGCTGGTTTTCAAGAGATAGCTGTGAATTCAGGAAAGAGAAGTAGAAATGACCCAGACAAACAGTCACCACACACTAACATAAAAAGACCTAAAAGGGCAGAAGTTAATTTTCTGCCAAATTTCCCAAGGGGTGAAGATGCTGTTAGCCTTGACCAGCTAAGACTACAGATGGTGGATGAAGTCAAGAAAAGTGAAAAGAATCACAGCCTGCTGACAAAGCTAATGCACACCACCTTTGCCCTGCGACGCAAAGAGATAATCAGTGATGAAATACCAGTAGCAGAGATCCTG ATCTGTGCAGAGTTCCACAGGATTACAAACCTCAACCTGAAGAACCACTTCTATGCTGTGTTGGACCAACATATCCCCCGCCTCCAGAGCTTATTCAGAAAGAAAGCTGCTCGCACAGGGAAAGTGTCTGATGTTCTGTCTCAGCTCTTCAGAACCTATGATCTCCAG aTGACGCACTCCGACGAAGCAGATATTAGGGAAGTGCCACTTGGACTCCTCTTAATCAGAGCCAATTCCATTGATGCAACATTCTTCTCCCCCGAGAAGATCGCAGTTTTGATTGAGGGTAACATAATCATTGATTTCCCCACCCTGGCTGATGCATTTGTAGTATTATTTGCACTAACATACGCCCTGCATCTAAACTACCCAAAATGTTTGGCCAACACCTTTGACTTTATTCAGAAAGTCTTGATGGGTCTGGAGGATGGGAAGTTGAAGCCCAAAGTGCTAAGTCTAAAAAATGACCTGTTGGCAGCAGAATAA